The DNA window CGCTGGACCCTGTCCCGCTGACGCTGCTTCTGACGCTGGCGGCGGTGCTGGGGGATTCGGCGAATTACGCCATCGGCAACTACATCGGCCCGCGCGCCTTCCACAATCCCAACTCGCGCATCTTCCGCAAGGAGTACCTCGATCGCACCCATCGCTTTTATGAGAAGTACGGCGGCCGCACCATCATCATCGCTCGCTTTGTCCCGATCGTGCGCACCTTTGCCCCGTTCGTGGCCGGCGTGGGCACGATGAGTTATCCGCGGTTCATGAGTTTCAACGTGATCGGCGGGATGGCCTGGGTGATCATCTTCATCTGGGCGGGTTACTGGTTCGGCAACATCCCCGCGGTGCAGCGCAACTTCGGCTTTGTCGTGATCGCCATCATCATCCTGTCGGTGGTTCCGATCGGCGTCGAGTGGGTCAAGCACCGGCGCGAACAGAAAAAAGGCGCGCTCCCGTCACCTTGAGCGCGCCTTCGACAGCGAAACGCTGTCCCCAATTCAGCGGACGAAGAATCGATCGAGGATGTCTTTGATGTCGTTCATGCGAAACGGCTTCATCAGGAAGCCATCGGCCCTGCCCGCCGGGCCCTGATTTTCGGCCTCGGTCAGGTTGAAACCGCTGATCAAGACGACCGGCAGTTTCGGGTGCTTGTCTTTTAACGCGGCAATCAATTCGGTGCCGTTCATCTTCGGCATCCGCATGTCGGTGATCACCAGCCCGATGTTCTCCTGTTCCAGCTTGCGAAGCGCGTCCTCGCCATCGGTGGCGCGGACACTGTCCACGGCGAAGACTTCCAGCATGTCGGCCAGCAGACTCGACATGTTGGGATTGTCCTCGACAACCAGGATTTTGCGTACGGACGACATCCTATCTGTGTTGTCGTCTGCCGCCGGGGGTTTCTCCACCCCGGTGTAGGGGGTTTTTGACAGAGAGTGGGAGTATGGGACAAATCCCATACCAGCCGGGTCATTGCGGGGCAGCATTATCCCAGCGGACCCGGGCGCGGGCGGTCCGGGACCGCGGACGGACCGGCACGTCGGGCCGACGGTCGGCGGCCCCCACAATCACATCGATGAGCCGATCGACCCCGGTGCCGGTGGCCGCGGAGATGGCCACCACATCGCCCGAGGGACGGTCGTGGGAAAACGGCGCCACC is part of the bacterium genome and encodes:
- a CDS encoding DedA family protein, producing the protein MEFLTGILDIFLHLDRHLNEIIALYGTWTYVILFLIIFAETGLVVTPFLPGDSLLFAAGALAATGPLDPVPLTLLLTLAAVLGDSANYAIGNYIGPRAFHNPNSRIFRKEYLDRTHRFYEKYGGRTIIIARFVPIVRTFAPFVAGVGTMSYPRFMSFNVIGGMAWVIIFIWAGYWFGNIPAVQRNFGFVVIAIIILSVVPIGVEWVKHRREQKKGALPSP
- a CDS encoding response regulator; the protein is MSSVRKILVVEDNPNMSSLLADMLEVFAVDSVRATDGEDALRKLEQENIGLVITDMRMPKMNGTELIAALKDKHPKLPVVLISGFNLTEAENQGPAGRADGFLMKPFRMNDIKDILDRFFVR